The following are from one region of the Candidatus Obscuribacterales bacterium genome:
- a CDS encoding helix-turn-helix domain-containing protein, whose translation MHKQRPNQTGEAEPPYYFTVNELSEYSRIGINTLYRAMRNRELKHSSVGQKKIIARKDFESWLKKRTKNSTEDFTPTPFSVTTAPTTSQFVL comes from the coding sequence ATGCACAAACAACGCCCAAACCAAACAGGAGAGGCAGAGCCGCCTTACTATTTCACCGTTAACGAATTGTCCGAATATTCACGCATCGGCATAAATACTCTATACAGAGCAATGCGGAACAGAGAACTTAAGCACTCTTCTGTCGGACAAAAGAAAATCATTGCCCGTAAGGACTTCGAGTCCTGGCTCAAGAAAAGAACAAAAAACAGCACCGAAGACTTTACACCAACGCCATTCTCAGTAACGACTGCACCTACGACAAGTCAGTTTGTTTTATAG
- a CDS encoding DEAD/DEAH box helicase family protein: MQNPSPDRAVAQRVYQDIQPNIIGNDKIRRPQIEGFEALVNYDGDQREIGLILPVGCGKSGLITLTPFAFQSKRALVVAPGVKIAKQLVNDFTPGNSQTCFYMMCDVLPGEPYPEPAPIRGRTSNRADLEEADVAITNIHQLQGEENRWLEQLPDDFFDLIIFDEGHHNTANSWQILREKFPQARIVNFSATPERADGGRMAGDIIYNFPVQEAIREGFCKRLKAVVLNPRTLKYIRREDNQEVEVSLDEVVRLGEQDAGFRRSIVTATETLQTIVDASINEMRRIRQESSDDRHKIIACCLNYEHCIQVKEAYAAKGLRVEYIHSRESERDDATLERLKNHDLDVIVQVRKLGEGFNHRHLSVAAIFSVFTALSPFVQFVGRIMRVVDERNPASLNNQGVVIFHAGTNIHSRWSDFQRFSVRDQDFYAKLLPIEGIDLGDEPCRDLDPGTGDTTPEMVQVTQQTGLSAETIPLLENDEEAAAAIELLRSKGLTAEQYAEAILRPVVSTKLHKRQAAREWLDDRVKNSIGKILHDRGLNPVGKDLDKKRIGRTNWQLIKAAVDTKIFTLIGRERGQRHEYSMQELEQIKQALPGILDEAVNEVVNAAS; the protein is encoded by the coding sequence ATGCAAAACCCCAGCCCTGATCGTGCAGTAGCACAACGCGTTTACCAAGACATTCAACCAAACATCATTGGCAACGATAAGATCCGAAGACCACAAATTGAAGGCTTTGAGGCTCTTGTCAATTATGATGGCGATCAGCGCGAGATTGGCTTGATTCTGCCAGTTGGCTGCGGAAAAAGTGGATTGATTACTCTCACACCGTTTGCCTTTCAGTCGAAAAGGGCGTTGGTAGTTGCTCCGGGCGTAAAGATAGCAAAGCAGCTAGTGAATGACTTCACACCGGGTAACAGTCAGACTTGCTTTTACATGATGTGCGATGTATTGCCTGGCGAGCCTTATCCTGAGCCAGCTCCGATTAGAGGGCGTACTAGCAACCGCGCAGACTTGGAAGAAGCTGATGTAGCAATTACAAATATCCATCAGTTACAGGGAGAGGAAAACCGTTGGCTGGAGCAATTGCCGGATGATTTCTTCGATTTGATCATCTTCGATGAAGGGCACCACAACACCGCAAACAGTTGGCAAATTCTACGTGAGAAGTTTCCTCAAGCGCGAATTGTCAATTTCAGCGCAACACCTGAAAGAGCTGATGGTGGGCGCATGGCCGGCGATATTATCTATAACTTTCCCGTCCAGGAAGCCATTAGAGAAGGCTTCTGTAAACGCCTGAAAGCGGTTGTACTCAATCCACGAACATTGAAATATATACGGCGAGAGGACAATCAGGAAGTCGAAGTTAGTTTGGACGAAGTGGTAAGGCTGGGTGAGCAGGACGCTGGTTTCCGGCGCAGCATTGTCACAGCTACAGAGACTCTTCAAACTATTGTTGACGCTTCGATTAATGAAATGCGCAGGATTAGACAGGAAAGTAGCGATGATCGTCATAAGATCATCGCTTGCTGTCTTAACTACGAACATTGCATTCAGGTTAAGGAGGCATACGCAGCTAAAGGTCTTAGAGTTGAATATATTCACAGCCGGGAGTCTGAGCGAGATGATGCTACCCTCGAACGTCTGAAGAATCACGACCTTGATGTGATTGTGCAAGTGCGTAAACTCGGAGAAGGCTTTAATCACCGGCATTTGTCGGTGGCAGCTATATTCAGCGTATTCACCGCCTTATCGCCATTTGTGCAGTTTGTTGGCCGCATCATGCGAGTTGTTGACGAGCGAAACCCTGCGAGTCTCAATAATCAAGGCGTTGTAATTTTCCATGCTGGAACAAACATTCATAGCAGATGGTCCGACTTTCAGCGGTTTAGCGTTCGGGACCAGGACTTTTATGCTAAATTGTTGCCAATCGAAGGCATTGATCTTGGCGACGAGCCGTGCAGAGACTTAGATCCCGGAACGGGCGACACAACACCAGAGATGGTGCAAGTTACTCAGCAGACCGGACTGAGTGCGGAAACCATTCCGCTTCTAGAAAATGATGAGGAAGCCGCAGCAGCCATCGAACTTTTGCGGAGTAAAGGATTGACGGCAGAACAGTACGCAGAAGCCATCCTCAGACCTGTCGTATCTACAAAGCTACATAAAAGACAGGCGGCCCGCGAATGGCTTGACGATCGGGTGAAAAACTCGATAGGCAAGATTCTACATGACCGTGGGTTAAACCCAGTCGGCAAGGATTTAGACAAAAAGAGGATCGGTCGTACAAACTGGCAACTAATCAAGGCAGCCGTTGATACCAAGATTTTTACCTTAATTGGCCGTGAGCGCGGACAGCGCCATGAATATTCAATGCAAGAACTGGAACAAATCAAGCAAGCGCTACCTGGCATCTTGGATGAAGCTGTTAACGAGGTAGTCAATGCCGCCTCTTAA